From one Vicinamibacteria bacterium genomic stretch:
- the argC gene encoding N-acetyl-gamma-glutamyl-phosphate reductase, protein MSTMVEAIVVGATGYVGGELLRLLASHPRLSLLAACSESRAGEAIGKVFPHLEASFPDRIFESIAALDSSSSPEPLAVFSAANHGESASRVASLLRRFQRSVHVVDLSADFRFSSTTTYQAVYGHPHPAPDLLDGFRCAVPEHARSADTPHIAHPGCFTTAALLAIVPLLDERLVEPELFVTGVTGSTGAGTTPKETTHHPVRHANLFAYNPLAHRHAPEMEALAEAAVGERPTVHFIPHSGPFSRGIHVTVQARLRGAYEATTVRDALERYYSKAPFVRVVEGTPRLKDVVGSNYARIGAAVDGQSVAVFSVIDNLLKGAAGGAVQWMNRLLGFPEDMGLVQSPAGWI, encoded by the coding sequence ACGATGGTCGAGGCCATCGTCGTCGGAGCGACGGGGTACGTAGGCGGGGAGCTGCTCCGCCTTCTCGCATCCCACCCGCGACTTTCTCTCCTAGCGGCCTGCTCGGAAAGCCGCGCCGGCGAGGCGATCGGGAAAGTTTTTCCGCATCTCGAGGCGAGTTTTCCCGACCGGATTTTCGAGTCGATCGCGGCTCTCGACTCCTCGAGCTCGCCCGAGCCTCTCGCCGTCTTCTCGGCCGCCAACCATGGAGAATCGGCTTCCCGCGTGGCGTCCTTGTTGAGGCGATTCCAGCGATCGGTGCATGTGGTCGACCTGTCCGCGGATTTTCGCTTCTCGAGCACAACGACCTATCAAGCGGTCTATGGGCATCCGCATCCCGCGCCGGATCTGCTCGACGGGTTTCGCTGTGCCGTGCCCGAGCACGCGCGCTCGGCAGACACGCCTCATATCGCGCATCCTGGCTGCTTCACCACGGCGGCACTTCTCGCAATCGTCCCGCTTCTCGACGAGCGTCTCGTCGAGCCCGAGCTCTTCGTCACCGGCGTCACCGGAAGCACGGGCGCCGGAACCACGCCGAAGGAGACGACACATCATCCGGTGCGGCACGCCAACCTCTTCGCCTACAACCCGCTCGCCCATCGCCACGCACCCGAGATGGAAGCGCTGGCCGAGGCGGCGGTAGGGGAGCGTCCGACCGTTCACTTCATTCCGCATTCGGGACCTTTCTCGCGTGGCATCCACGTGACGGTGCAGGCGAGGCTCCGAGGCGCCTACGAGGCGACGACCGTTCGGGACGCTCTCGAACGCTATTACTCGAAGGCTCCCTTCGTGAGGGTGGTCGAAGGGACGCCGAGACTCAAGGACGTCGTGGGAAGCAACTACGCCCGGATCGGCGCCGCCGTCGACGGCCAGAGTGTCGCCGTCTTCTCCGTGATCGATAACTTGCTCAAGGGGGCCGCGGGTGGTGCCGTGCAATGGATGAACCGGCTCCTCGGATTCCCGGAAGACATGGGACTCGTGCAGTCCCCCGCCGGCTGGATCTGA